A DNA window from Impatiens glandulifera chromosome 7, dImpGla2.1, whole genome shotgun sequence contains the following coding sequences:
- the LOC124910027 gene encoding cucumisin-like gives MKTALSLLCYLLISITVEATNQIPQQKYIVYLGDLPKNGASLLSLHTNLLQTALGRDNVMDLIIHSYKRSFNGFVAKLTKEEMTRLSEMDDVVSVFPNEKKELHTTRSWDFMGFSQQVNRALPVESDIIIGVLDSGIWPESDSFKDDGFGPPPAKWKGTCQSSANFTCNKKIIGAKYYRKNGWFNEFDVQSPRDSRGHGTHTASTAAGNIVSNASLFGAGRGIARGGVPSARIAVYKICWDDGCYDVDILAAFDDAIADGVDIISLSVGGRFPRDYFEDSIAIGAFHAMRKGILTSNSAGNNGPSLLSVSNYSPWSLSVAASTIDRKFSTKVQLGNNQVYEGVSINTFNNLTDFYPLVYAGNVKNRTLNISYLDPRYCTPGTLDAELLKGKIVFCELLSNGKAPFLAGAVGTLMRDSRYTDMASTFPLPAAHFGLTDGTTIFEYVNTTSNPIARIFKSNEGNDTFAPYVASFSSRGPNPITNHLLSPDISAPGVDILAAWSQTWLTTVEEDTRRSPYHIISGTSMACPHATATAAYVKSFHPSWTPGALKSALMTTAFPMSVDSNPEGELAYGAGHINPLKAVNPGLVYDIGELDYIEFLCGQGYADKLLRLITSDNSSSCSNVTKDAVWDLNLPSFGIGGVPFKPFNQSFTRTVTNVGNPSSTYKSKITAPQGLKIQVEPSELSFSSQGQKLSFVLKVEGVMARSRLSASLVWDNGVNQARSPIVVYPTS, from the exons ATGAAGACAGCTTTAAGCCTATTATGCTACCTTCTTATTAGCATTACTGTTGAAGCAACTAATCAAATCCCTCAACAG AAATATATTGTGTACTTGGGCGACCTTCCTAAAAATGGCGCATCGTTATTGTCGTTGCATACGAATTTGCTCCAAACAGCCCTTGGCAG gGACAATGTGATGGATTTGATCATTCACAGTTATAAACGAAGTTTTAATGGATTTGTTGCGAAATTGACAAAAGAAGAAATGACAAGACTCTCCG aAATGGACGATGTTGTGTCTGTCTTTCCTAATGAAAAGAAAGAACTGCACACAACGAGATCATGGGATTTTATGGGATTTTCTCAACAAGTTAACCGGGCATTACCCGTCGAAAGTGACATAATTATTGGAGTGCTGGACTCGGGTATATGGCCCGAGTCCGATAGTTTCAAGGATGATGG atttGGTCCTCCACCCGCAAAATGGAAGGGAACTTGTCAATCATCGGCCAATTTCACTTGCAACAA GAAAATCATTGGAGCAAAGTATTATAGAAAAAACGGCTGGTTTAACGAATTCGATGTTCAATCTCCAAGAGACTCCAGAGGTCATGGAACACATACAGCATCGACCGCAGCTGGAAACATAGTGAGCAATGCTAGTCTATTTGGGGCAGGTCGAGGAATTGCTCGAGGAGGGGTTCCATCGGCCCGAATAGCGGTTTATAAAATATGCTGGGACGATGGATGTTACGATGTGGATATTCTAGCCGCATTTGACGATGCCATCGCGGATGGAGTAGATATTATCTCGCTTTCGGTTGGAGGGAGATTTCCCCGTGATTATTTTGAAGATTCCATTGCTATCGGAGCCTTTCATGCCATGAGAAAGGGTATTTTGACGTCGAATTCAGCTGGAAATAACGGCCCTTCTCTTTTATCGGTCTCGAATTATTCACCTTGGTCCTTATCTGTTGCTGCTAGCACCATAGATAGAAAATTCTCAACTAAGGTGCAATTAGGAAACAATCAAGTTTATGAG GGTGTTTCTATAAACACGTTTAACAATCTTACGGATTTCTATCCACTTGTTTATGCCGGAAATGTGAAAAACAGAACATTAAACATAAGCTATTTGGACCCAAG GTATTGTACCCCGGGTACATTAGATGCGGAGTTGTTAAAAGGAAAAATCGTATTTTGTGAACTCCTAAGTAATGGGAAAGCACCGTTTTTGGCTGGCGCGGTTGGAACATTGATGAGGGATAGTCGATACACCGATATGGCCTCAACATTTCCCCTGCCGGCTGCTCATTTTGGCTTGACCGATGGAACCACTATTTTCGAATATGTTAACACGACAAG CAACCCAATTGCAAGAATATTCAAAAGCAATGAAGGAAATGATACATTTGCACCTTATGTGGCATCATTCTCATCCAGAGGTCCCAATCCCATTACAAATCACCTTCTCTCG CCGGACATATCGGCTCCGGGGGTAGACATTTTAGCAGCTTGGTCACAAACATGGCTTACAACCGTAGAGGAGGACACTAGACGATCACCTTACCACATCATATCGGGTACATCAATGGCTTGTCCACACGCTACTGCTACAGCTGCTTATGTGAAATCTTTTCATCCTTCGTGGACACCTGGTGCGCTCAAGTCGGCTCTTATGACCacag CCTTTCCCATGAGTGTTGATTCCAACCCCGAAGGAGAACTTGCATATGGGGCAGGCCACATTAATCCTCTTAAAGCTGTCAATCCCGGTCTAGTTTATGATATTGGTGAATTAGATTATATAGAGTTCTTGTGTGGGCAAGGCTACGCTGACAAGTTGTTGCGACTGATCACTAGCGATAATAGTAGCTCATGCTCAAATGTCACTAAAGATGCCGTGTGGGATCTAAACCTACCTTCTTTTGGAATTGGTGGTGTGCCATTTAAACCTTTTAACCAAAGTTTCACAAGGACCGTCACGAATGTGGGGAACCCTTCATCCACGTACAAATCCAAGATCACGGCTCCACAAGGGCTTAAAATACAAGTTGAGCCGAGTGAATTATCGTTTAGTTCTCAAGGCCAGAAGTTATCATTTGTATTGAAGGTGGAAGGAGTGATGGCTAGATCAAGATTGTCGGCTTCTTTGGTGTGGGATAATGGTGTGAATCAAGCGAGGAGTCCTATCGTTGTTTATCCGACTAGCTAG